GACATTTGCGCCCCATCTTGGTAGTACAGCGACAAGAGACGCAAACCCAACAAGGCACTGTGCGACAATCAGGACAAACTCGATAAAACGACAGGAATAACAAACCGGCAgcggctacacacacacacacacacacacacacacacacacacacacacacacacacacacacatatatatatatatatatatatatatatatatatatatatatatatatatatatatatatatatatatatataattattgttattattttctccctgAACTGAAATACTATCCCGGcatgttatttgtgttttattaaattttGAATATGAAGAGTTTGCAGCGTAAAAGCAGCAATAGAAATAGCAGCTTTTATATTTTAGTCCTTATATTTTAACTTCTACCCATGAGAAATAAGCAGAATAATAAGCTAAATGTATGTTAAAATCACCCGTGCCGAccgctgatctctctctctctctctctctctctctctctctctctctctctctctctctctctctctctctctctctctctctctctctctattaactTATCAtgttaatctttaaaaacaacagtaacTAACCGCGATCGAGCAGATGGACGTGGGTACAGTGCTCACCTACAATAGACTTACAGGATCCGGAAAGGATTTGCTCAGTCAAGAGGTATCCATCTTCTATACTGTAACGATGCAATCTTTCTCCGGGCGGGTTATCGTCCATGACATAACTGGTGTCCAGTTTCTTTCATATACATTGTGGAGAGAGGATACATTGTGGATACGTTGTGGAGAGAATAAACCCATTCTTGCAGCCTTTTGCTTAGGTGCGGTTGCAGAAGCACGCGAGACACTTTTCGTTGGCCGCTTCTTGGCTGACAGCTGCTGTTATGAAATTCTATTTACACCCGGTCCTGCCCGCACACAGATTGAGTGACAATAATGATCTTCGTGTACCTTTAAGGAAGTGAGAATGTGTCTCCAACAGGCTTGGACAAGAACTTAAATCAAGGGCTATCCCAAACCACGCACCCTTTAATTCCAAATGTCCGCATTCTTTTCATTTGTGATACTATATTTATAAAGATTGATGTATAATAAATTGCACTAACGATAAATAATGCATTGTAATATCTCATCGCATCGCCCTGCAAAATAACCCTATACTGTGTTGCGGAATGCTAAGACTTTATTTAAGACTTTGAAATGGTTACACGTTCCCCTAATATAGATCTGTCTGAGATAACACTATACAGATTATACGCAATACCAGGTGCTGCTGacaagcgctttgtgatggtggtccactatgaaaggcgctatataaaataaagattgattgattgattgattaaactTCGATCACCATGATCACCAGTTGTGCCTACTATATCTATTTTGTACTATTATTCGGGGAATAAATACagaatacaattttaaaagaaTAACACTAATAGTACTTTAAATAGAATGCGTGTTTGCAGGCAAATAAATGACACAAAGATAATCAACCCGAACGATTTCTCTGCATTGATAGGTCTCCCATATCCCCCGCTGGCAAGAGCGAGCAGAAAACCATCACAGGCTTTAGTTTAAATAGACAATGAAACCAGGTGAGTAAACTTGTTTCAGGGTGTTAATTACATACTTAACACAAACAAAGGCTGTGTACAGGAATGCTATTTACCACGTCGCTTCTAACAGCCTCTATATCCGTTCTAATTGAACAGGACGATTCCTCTTCTAATTGTTCGTCATAGATTATTGCTGGTCGACATGAGTCAATCTACGTAATCCTAATGGCAgcctttattattgttattatttatttcttagcagacgcctttatccagggcgacttacaatcgtaagcaaatacatttcaagtgttacaatacaagtaatacaacatGATTTAACATGAGTTCGGATGATGATGGGCGCGGAACCCGATCCCTGAAGAAAACTGCTGTAcgaaatgaataaacaaatacattaaactgacaaaaagaaagacaaagcTAAAGTATTTTCTCTGTTGAGTTGAATGGTTTCCTCTTGCAGTTGGCACACTGAAGAGAGTAAAACACAGCAATGTGGCAATGTGTAAATACAGCGAACTCCTTACAGTCCGATAGGTTCCCAGCTGGACTGGGACTGATCCGTGGTGACTTTATAAAGACAGCGGCACAAACTGCTCTGAGACCGAGAACTTCATTATCAACATCATAATCATGCATTGcactttaatgtattattattattattattattattattattattattattattattattattattattattattattattattaacgatAGGAAGTCGATTGGTCTGTTTGCATTACCATAGATCTGCCCTGGAATGTCGAAAAGATCTAAAAAATTTTAAATTCCTCAATGATTTCTGTGGAAAGGCGGCTTAGGATAATTATTTCAGCTTTATTGAGGGCAGATTAGTTGAAGTCTAGATGCTGCGTTTCAATACGCCTTGTACATGCCTTTACAATGTGTGTATTGTTCGCTACTGTGTGTGAACCCATtcaaaatatacactttttaacacCAAGCAAAGTCCTGTCCAAATATACACAGTAAATGCAGGAATAACGCCCCTGACCCGTACAAACCTCCGTAAATCACACTTCCATAACTATAGCGACCAAACAAAAGAGTCCCCGGCTCAAGATGCTGATTAAAACttagaaaacacacacagacacaagcaaCAACTCTGAAATGCAAAGCACAGCGAAGAGGGGGGAGTGCAgggcgacacacacacacacacacagacacacaagcaaCAACTTTGCAATGCATACAGTGCAAAGCGAAGAGGGAGAGTGCCGGGCGACACACACAGACGCAAGCAAAAAACTGGCTCGGATTTGATCGAGTAGATTCTCATTGTAATTATTCAACGTTTGTATGACTTGCAGGGTGAGTTTTGCACTTTGGTAATGAACTATAAAGAACAATCCCAGTGCACAAGGGTGTTTCTCATGGTTCTGGTTCAGACTATACGCAGAGTTAGAGCTGTGTATGCATCGCATGATCCGGATACAGCTGCTTGTATCTCGGTGTGTAAACTCATAAGTAGAACAgttaagtacaaaaaaaaaacaaaaaaaaaacagttgaagtAATGAAATAAAGTCAATCCGGGTTATATATGGTGGTGTTGCTGCACTGACATGGTCACTGGCATAACGGTGGGTAATGACCTCTTTCTTTTCTTGCCTGGAATTAACCGTGTTCAGATGGGCAGAATTACCGTGTGTAAATTGACTCGGTTAGAAGCCTTTTAATCAAACGTATATTCCAGCCGGCCCCATTTAGTGCCCCTCCCACTCATATCTTCTTTAGCCTTAACGAGCCTCGTTAAAATCGCAATAATATTCCACCCTCTAATTGCTCATCCCATTCAACAGATACGCGAACATTGCCTTTTTACTCCGTGTGAGCCCTTGTTCGGGGAGGGGAGTGCTGAGATTGGAGTTTCAGATAACCCCCCGTGCGTGCAGGCGAAGTGGTGAAAGCCTCTACGTACCGGCTAATGATTGGCAAACTTGACAGTGATTGGCAGGGCTGCCATGACAACCTCACAACGACACCAAGAAGACCAATAGAAAAGCGAAACAAAATGTTTCAATGCTACACTCACGGTGGATGTAGAGGAGATATTATGAGACTGGGTGTCATTAGGCGATTGCTATTGAATCGTTGAATCTTGACTCGTCGTTTCTTTTCCTTGataattttctttttctctcaggTCATTCCATGGTTTTCAGATCCCCTTTAGAGCTTTATCCCTCCCATTTCTTCCTGCCAAACTTCGCTGATCGCTCTCTGCTCGTTGCGAGCAGTGCAACCAGCGCCAGATCCCAAGAAGAGTTGTCAATGTTTCAGCTACCGACCCTCAACTTCTCTCCAGAGCAAGTGGCGAGCGTCTGCGAGACGCTGGAAGAGACGGGAGACATCGAGAGGCTGGGACGCTTCCTCTGGTCTCTGCCGGTGGCACCGGGGGCATGCGAGGCGATCAACAAGCATGAGTCCATCCTGCGCGCCCGAGCCGTGGTGGCCTTCCACACCGGGAATTTCAGAGACCTGTACCACATCTTGGAGAACCACAAGTTCACTAAGGACTCCCACGGCAAGCTACAGGCCATGTGGCTGGAAGCCCACTACCAAGAGGCCGAGAAGTTGCGGGGTCGCCCCCTTGGTCCGGTTGATAAGTACAGGGTGCGGAAGAAGTTCCCTCTCCCCAGAACCATCTGGGACGGGGAGCAGAAGACCCACTGTTTCAAGGAGAGGACACGCAGCCTGTTAAGGGAGTGGTACCTCCAAGACCCCTACCCCAATCCCAGTAAGAAAAGGGAACTGGCTCAGGCCACGGGACTCACTCCTACACAAGTGGGGAACTGGTTTAAAAAccgcaggcagagagacagagcgGCAGCTGCCAAAAACAGGTCAGTTCGGGTTCGTCTTCCTCTGGGGCTGAAGCAAAACGGCAAATACAcgttcaatattattattattattattattattattattattattattattattattattattaataataatttaatgtgaCGGTGTCCAAAAGTTGTGCAACCTACAAGAGGTAATCGTGttgttttgcagaaaaaaagaaaaaaaaatctgagcgACATTTTAAAGTTTCGTGTTCACGTGTAAACAGACGCGACAGAGCTGCCGATGTGGAGCAGCCTTTGCTAAACAATTTAAGGATagacaaatacattcatttaatatgCTAGTTCCTACaatcatatttttattttcattatcaaaaaaaaaaagaaatagcattAAATTTGACCAAATATGTAAATTACAAAATGGCAATTTTCTTGATATTGTGAACAGAaactaaacacagaaaaaaaagaccaGCCACATAGTAGTCAtaatccaaataaaataaaaagatacacacacacacacacacgtacgcacaggcgcacacacacacacacacacacacacacacacacacacacacacacacacatatatatatatatatattcttcaattTAACATCTTTGAATAATACCTTTCGTTCAATGAAATGACCGAAGCTGTTATCTATACATGCTATTTACATTGCCAAAGTTAAACACAATACTTAGCGAATTACACGAGGTTTccaaatattgaattattttttgtatatgaaacgctatttatataatatttttaaatctttatttatttatttatcctacAGAATTGGGTAACacccacataaataaataataaaacacatcccATCTCCCTGAGGTTCAAtaattagttttaaatgtaaaaacttCCCGGAGCTGCTGTATAAAATGAATCTGATCTCTGCAACGGAAATCTGTGTTTGAAAAAGAGCTTGTAAACGAACAGGCGTGGAAACAGATCAAAGACAACCACTAATGAAACATTTACATGAAAACAGTCCATTAGGAGCCTTGTAAACACACGAGCACATTGATCGCAAGCATTGGATTCACTTTCTCTTCGGActtgtatatataaacacattacatacatacatacatacatacatacatacatacatacatacatacatacatacatacatacgtaatTGCAAAGTGTAACCCACTACAAACTACAGCATATTAAGGGTACACAGTGACTGCAGTTTcttatctgaaaatgcatttgtgTTTGTGCATTACACCAAAATAACACAAGGACACAGCAGTTGCTAAAAAGTTACATGTTTTGTTCTTTGGAAATTCTGAGACAGTTACGAAGTTCCAGggacattgttgttgttgttattattattattattattattattattattattattattattattaataataataataataataacaataataataataataataataataataataataataataataataaatacacccaGTAAACAGTAAAGCGTGAGcttcatataaaatatattaaataaacaatgcaaaataaagagtgtattgttttttaattagattCATATTTTAGTTATGACTCTCTGGAAGCGCTCCCCTTTCCCGGATTCAAAtactatatttgtttaaaatgtgttaaatacatttgtatatattttaatttgcatGCATTTTAATATGGGATGTAGACTGTGCAGTGGCAACTACAAATTACATTTTGACTGTCAACAGTACTTCATTATTCCAGCTggacttgtattattattattattattattattattattattattattattattattattattattattattattattattattattatttaatgtctgGTCAGTCGGTGTTAAATAGTTATACCTAGCATATTTGTGGCGTATTGTATTGATAGTTATAAAAAATGatagtttgcttttctataaagtggaatgaaatcaGATGTTTTGAGCTGCATTGTAGTATGCGTGCCTCGTTTGGCTGCTCGAGCTGCTAGGAAGTAGATTGCTGCATTCCGTATTTTCCacgtgatttgttttttttatgttaaatgtATATGCATATAATACAGGTGAAACTGAAAGGTGCATTGTCTAACCCAGGTTCTGAACAGAAATATAAAACGGTCTATTCTAAATAGAAATATACACAAGAAATATTGTAGTGTATCTTAAAAGTACATGCTATAAaatattgtttatattatttttaaaaaaacagtttataaTAAATGATTGAATATTACACAAATCCTTAAACACACgttgacatttgttttttttcatttttctttttttctttctttttttgtaatgttatagTATTTGATCTGGTGTAAACAAGGTTTCGCACGGGTACAGTTCGCTCTAGTGATGGCGTTGGATTGTTAAAATGCGTGCACGCTTCGGTGCGTCTATTACAAACTGGACGTTCTGTGGGAGTCTACAATGAACTGTGTATATTTTATTAAtccgtgttttgttattatttctcTTATTCCCGTCAGGCTTCAGCACCAAGCAATGGGACAGAACGGCATGCGCTCGTTGTCAGAGTCCGGGTGTACCCCACACAGCTCGGCCGAGTCCCCTTCCACGGTAGCCAGTCCGACCACCAGTGTATCCAGCATGACAGAAACGAGTCGACACGGGGACATCCATCCTTTCAGTAACCTCGAGCGACTCTGAATGTGATGTATGATANNNNNNNNNNNNNNNNNNNNNNNNNNNNNNNNNNNNNNNNNNNNNNNNNNNNNNNNNNNNNNNNNNNNNNNNNNNNNNNNNNNNNNNNNNNNNNNNNNNNNNNNNNNNNNNNNNNNNNNNNNNNNNNNNNNNNNNNNNNNNNNNNNNNNNNNNNNNNNNNNNNNNNNNNNNNNNNNNNNNNNNNNNNNNNNNNNNNNNNNttattattattattattattattattattattattattattattattaatcagaaaaatgtatatgtatatgtacaaCATAGCAACTTAAGTTACAACGCAACTTATTGGAACATATTGTTTTAATACATAAATGCTTGGCAATGCAGCAAATCTGGGTGACTTACGAAAAATAACAACACCGCAGCACAACCCATATCAAAAGCTGTTCGGTTTTATTATCAGTGACGTCATTTACACGCACCCCACTGTCCACACGTTAATCAACACTGtgagcactaatatatatatatatatatatatatatatatatatatatatatatatatatatatattgtgtgtgtatgtatatatatat
This sequence is a window from Acipenser ruthenus chromosome 6, fAciRut3.2 maternal haplotype, whole genome shotgun sequence. Protein-coding genes within it:
- the LOC117411560 gene encoding homeobox protein SIX3-like; translated protein: MVFRSPLELYPSHFFLPNFADRSLLVASSATSARSQEELSMFQLPTLNFSPEQVASVCETLEETGDIERLGRFLWSLPVAPGACEAINKHESILRARAVVAFHTGNFRDLYHILENHKFTKDSHGKLQAMWLEAHYQEAEKLRGRPLGPVDKYRVRKKFPLPRTIWDGEQKTHCFKERTRSLLREWYLQDPYPNPSKKRELAQATGLTPTQVGNWFKNRRQRDRAAAAKNRLQHQAMGQNGMRSLSESGCTPHSSAESPSTVASPTTSVSSMTETSRHGDIHPFSNLERL